In the genome of Mucisphaera calidilacus, one region contains:
- a CDS encoding FRG domain-containing protein: MVIVDITSWDELQRRLCAFDRLATHERGAWLFRGHASEWWSLSSTLDRMQTFTSSGSRRQAARDLLERFTQQAALARGRRFVGLMDHQVRQVQMIARHHGLPCTVLDLSRNQRIALFFALARPERAEDFGHACLIAINRVYASRHDGLRFFPDRAQPSSEHFLRVQRQEATLVEIGGYGQSLETMVPEALVKYRLSPMILDEAITVLRDSYDLSLSYLMGDLATAAAEAERHYKEQMP, translated from the coding sequence ATGGTGATCGTGGATATCACGAGTTGGGATGAGCTGCAGCGGCGGCTGTGCGCTTTTGATCGGCTGGCTACTCATGAGCGGGGGGCGTGGCTGTTTCGTGGCCATGCTTCGGAATGGTGGTCGCTTTCGTCGACGCTTGACCGTATGCAGACGTTCACGAGTTCGGGTTCGCGCAGGCAGGCTGCCCGGGATCTTCTGGAGCGGTTTACGCAGCAGGCTGCCTTGGCGCGAGGGCGGCGTTTCGTTGGTTTGATGGACCATCAGGTCAGGCAGGTCCAGATGATCGCGCGGCATCATGGTCTGCCGTGCACGGTGCTGGATCTCTCAAGGAATCAGAGGATTGCCCTGTTTTTCGCGCTCGCTCGCCCCGAACGGGCCGAGGATTTCGGCCACGCCTGCCTGATTGCGATCAATCGGGTTTATGCGTCGCGTCACGATGGGTTGCGTTTTTTTCCGGACAGGGCGCAGCCCAGCAGCGAGCACTTTCTGAGAGTTCAGCGGCAGGAGGCAACTCTGGTCGAGATCGGCGGTTACGGTCAATCTCTCGAAACCATGGTTCCTGAGGCTCTGGTGAAATACCGTCTCTCGCCTATGATTCTGGATGAGGCCATCACGGTTCTGCGTGACTCGTATGACCTGAGCCTCAGTTACCTGATGGGTGACCTTGCCACGGCCGCGGCAGAGGCAGAGAGGCACTACAAGGAGCAGATGCCATGA
- a CDS encoding non-canonical purine NTP pyrophosphatase yields the protein MNDPHPILIATGNPHKVDEIAAALAGYLEGITLHSLRDLDRDIPEPVEDRNSFTGNAAVKAVEYARATGMTCLADDSGLVVDALDGHPGVDSAHYADDQPDLPAPWDQLNRAQRDPANNRKLLHALDGVHKRDRHARFVCHMVIAAPTPAAKPLTDLADIPDDLRPHCLATVVGRVEGRILLPEEADNPEQPHLGKGTNGFGYDPLFLLDEDAPYPGLTTAQLTPDEKNAISHRGRACAKLIAFNILQSL from the coding sequence ATGAACGATCCCCACCCGATCCTCATCGCCACCGGCAACCCCCACAAGGTCGACGAGATCGCCGCCGCCCTCGCAGGCTACCTCGAGGGCATCACCCTCCACTCCCTCCGCGACCTCGACCGCGACATCCCCGAACCCGTCGAAGACCGCAACAGCTTTACCGGCAACGCCGCCGTCAAGGCCGTTGAGTACGCCCGCGCCACCGGCATGACCTGCCTTGCCGACGACTCAGGACTCGTCGTCGACGCCCTCGACGGCCACCCGGGCGTCGACTCCGCCCACTACGCCGACGACCAGCCCGACCTCCCCGCGCCCTGGGACCAACTCAACCGAGCCCAACGCGACCCCGCCAACAACCGCAAGCTCCTCCACGCCCTCGACGGCGTCCACAAACGCGACCGCCACGCACGCTTCGTCTGCCACATGGTCATCGCCGCACCCACACCCGCCGCCAAACCCCTCACCGACCTCGCCGACATCCCCGACGACCTCCGCCCCCACTGCCTCGCCACCGTCGTCGGCCGGGTCGAGGGCCGCATCCTCCTCCCCGAGGAAGCCGACAACCCCGAACAACCCCACCTCGGCAAGGGCACCAACGGCTTCGGCTACGACCCGCTCTTCCTCCTCGATGAGGACGCACCCTACCCCGGCCTCACCACCGCCCAGCTCACCCCCGACGAGAAAAACGCCATCTCCCACCGCGGCCGCGCCTGCGCCAAACTGATCGCGTTCAACATCCTCCAGAGCCTCTAA
- a CDS encoding 1,4-alpha-glucan branching protein domain-containing protein: MSDFLGSFCLVLHGHLPYVLRHGTWPHGEDWLYEAAAETYIPILNVLDECLFFNARPKIVMGLTPVLLEQLSHEHFKTGFVRYLEDRIEQAQRDKKDFDRIDNGHMGYLAEWWEGIYSGILKRFEEMDRDIPKAYAQRAQEGLIEILTSNATHAYMPLLLEDASIRAQIRAGVASSERILGFRPTGMWLPECAYRPSGDWDPPINWGHRHGRIGVEHLVADEGISHFFVEHHLIEQARSEQVFNDGGWWKVGWDESAKYPGRGWNSVHEPHGVNSDGTGLARCNAFARDPIICEQVWSGAFGYPASGEYLEFHKKWSPKRGLRYWKVTGNKVDLGDKHLYYPDDVPHKIHQHVSHFVDSLKHRLQGHQHRTGGRPGVVTACFDAELFGHWWFEGPRFIRDLMLTLNADPTINVTTTREYQERHPSDKVVSLPEGSWGEEGDHRVWTNDQVNWMWDIEYRCESTFGRLTSQLKWNDKPKVRELLEKAGRELLLLQASDWPFVIRRGQAVDYGIKRYMQHVARFECLADIAEKVDADTSYLGELTEVEQFEIQDADIHDVIFPTINLNWWDMD; this comes from the coding sequence ATGAGCGATTTCCTCGGCTCCTTCTGCCTCGTCCTGCACGGTCACCTCCCCTACGTCCTCCGCCACGGCACGTGGCCCCACGGCGAAGACTGGCTCTACGAAGCCGCCGCCGAAACCTACATCCCCATCCTCAACGTCCTCGACGAGTGCCTCTTCTTCAACGCACGACCCAAGATCGTCATGGGCCTCACGCCCGTGCTCCTCGAACAGCTCTCCCACGAGCACTTCAAAACCGGATTCGTCCGCTACCTCGAGGATCGCATCGAACAGGCTCAGCGGGACAAGAAAGACTTCGACCGCATCGACAACGGCCACATGGGCTACCTCGCCGAGTGGTGGGAAGGCATCTACTCAGGCATCCTCAAACGCTTCGAGGAGATGGACCGCGACATCCCCAAGGCCTATGCCCAACGCGCCCAGGAGGGTCTGATCGAGATCCTCACCTCCAACGCCACCCACGCCTACATGCCCCTGCTCCTCGAGGACGCCAGCATCCGCGCCCAGATCCGCGCAGGCGTCGCCTCCTCCGAACGCATCCTCGGATTCCGGCCCACCGGCATGTGGCTCCCCGAATGCGCCTACCGCCCCTCGGGCGACTGGGACCCGCCCATCAACTGGGGTCACCGACACGGACGCATCGGCGTCGAACACCTCGTCGCCGACGAGGGCATCTCCCACTTCTTCGTCGAACACCACCTCATCGAGCAGGCACGCTCCGAGCAGGTCTTCAACGACGGCGGATGGTGGAAGGTCGGCTGGGACGAGTCCGCCAAGTACCCCGGCCGAGGATGGAACTCCGTCCACGAGCCGCATGGCGTCAACTCCGACGGCACCGGCCTCGCGCGATGCAACGCCTTCGCCCGCGACCCCATCATCTGCGAACAGGTCTGGTCCGGCGCCTTCGGATACCCCGCCTCCGGCGAGTACCTCGAGTTCCACAAGAAGTGGTCCCCCAAACGCGGGCTCCGATACTGGAAAGTCACCGGCAACAAGGTCGACCTCGGCGACAAGCACCTCTACTACCCCGACGACGTCCCCCACAAGATCCATCAGCACGTCAGCCACTTCGTCGACTCCCTCAAACACCGCCTCCAGGGACACCAGCACCGCACCGGCGGACGCCCGGGCGTCGTCACCGCCTGCTTCGACGCCGAACTCTTCGGACACTGGTGGTTCGAGGGACCGCGATTCATCCGCGACCTCATGCTCACCCTCAACGCCGATCCCACCATCAACGTCACTACCACACGTGAGTACCAGGAACGGCACCCCAGCGACAAGGTCGTCTCACTCCCCGAAGGCTCATGGGGCGAAGAAGGCGACCACCGCGTCTGGACCAACGACCAGGTCAACTGGATGTGGGACATCGAGTACCGCTGCGAGTCCACCTTCGGACGACTCACCAGCCAACTCAAGTGGAACGACAAACCCAAGGTCCGCGAACTCCTCGAAAAAGCCGGACGCGAACTGCTCCTGCTCCAGGCCTCCGACTGGCCCTTCGTCATCCGACGCGGGCAGGCCGTTGACTACGGCATCAAACGCTACATGCAGCACGTCGCCCGCTTCGAGTGCCTCGCCGACATCGCCGAGAAGGTCGACGCCGACACCAGCTACCTCGGCGAACTCACCGAGGTCGAGCAGTTCGAGATCCAGGACGCCGACATCCACGACGTCATCTTCCCCACGATCAACCTCAACTGGTGGGACATGGACTGA
- the murC gene encoding UDP-N-acetylmuramate--L-alanine ligase yields the protein MTSITTKRSEHGGSEGWSSQRIHWVGIGGSGMSGLARMVRGLGARCSGTDRGESPVVSALRADGFEVGLDQSGSAVAEATTLVVASAAIAEDHPELLRARELGSPVVRYAEMLGRVMSERVGVAVAGTHGKSTTTSLLSHVLIEAGLDPSLIVGANCAQIGGGWRLGGSDLLVAEACEFARSFHHLRPEHAIILNIEADHLDIYDGLDEIVAAFATFAGGIRAEGSLLIQHELPQRMDVIAGLGCAVETLGFAPQADWRVSVEGGRATLRGRDGREHAWRMPMPGEHMAYNAAAAAVTAHRLGAEWGVIERAIEGFAGLDRRMQRLGEVEGVVVIDDYGHHPTEIDTTLRALRDGYSPERLICVFQPHQHSRTRFLMEQFAASFGVADVVLVPEIYFVRDSEQERQQVRAAELVSRLRGRGVQAMHVDPIEAITDQLRLMMRAGDLVVTMGAGDVWRVGHALVGEGA from the coding sequence TTGACGAGCATAACCACAAAGCGGTCGGAGCATGGCGGTTCGGAGGGCTGGTCGTCCCAGCGGATTCACTGGGTGGGGATCGGCGGGAGCGGGATGTCGGGGTTGGCGCGGATGGTGCGCGGTCTGGGTGCGCGGTGCTCGGGCACGGATCGTGGCGAATCGCCCGTGGTCTCGGCGTTGCGTGCAGATGGGTTCGAGGTGGGGTTGGATCAATCGGGTTCGGCGGTGGCGGAAGCGACGACGCTGGTGGTGGCTTCGGCGGCGATCGCGGAGGACCACCCGGAGCTGCTGCGTGCTCGCGAACTCGGTTCGCCTGTGGTGCGTTACGCGGAGATGCTGGGTCGGGTCATGTCTGAGCGTGTGGGTGTGGCGGTGGCGGGGACGCACGGGAAGTCGACGACGACGTCGCTGCTGAGTCACGTTCTGATTGAGGCGGGCCTGGACCCGTCGCTGATCGTGGGCGCGAACTGTGCGCAGATCGGCGGGGGCTGGCGTCTGGGTGGGAGTGATCTGCTGGTGGCGGAGGCGTGCGAGTTTGCGCGGTCGTTTCATCACCTGCGGCCCGAGCACGCGATCATCCTGAACATCGAGGCGGACCACCTGGACATCTACGACGGTCTGGACGAGATCGTGGCGGCGTTTGCGACGTTCGCGGGGGGGATTCGGGCTGAGGGGTCTTTGCTGATCCAGCACGAGTTGCCGCAGCGGATGGACGTGATCGCGGGTCTGGGGTGCGCGGTGGAGACGCTGGGCTTTGCGCCGCAGGCGGACTGGCGGGTGTCGGTGGAGGGTGGTCGTGCGACGCTCCGGGGTCGGGACGGGCGTGAGCACGCGTGGCGGATGCCGATGCCCGGGGAGCACATGGCGTACAACGCGGCGGCGGCGGCGGTGACGGCGCACCGGCTGGGTGCCGAGTGGGGCGTGATCGAGCGTGCGATCGAGGGGTTTGCGGGTCTGGACCGGCGGATGCAGCGGCTGGGCGAGGTGGAGGGGGTGGTGGTGATCGATGATTACGGTCATCACCCGACGGAGATCGACACGACGCTTCGGGCGTTGCGTGACGGTTATTCGCCGGAGCGACTGATCTGCGTGTTTCAGCCGCATCAGCACAGCCGGACGCGTTTTCTGATGGAGCAGTTCGCGGCGAGTTTCGGGGTGGCGGACGTGGTGCTGGTGCCTGAGATCTACTTCGTGCGTGATTCGGAGCAGGAGCGTCAGCAGGTTCGAGCGGCGGAGTTGGTGAGTCGGTTGCGTGGTCGGGGTGTGCAGGCGATGCACGTGGACCCGATCGAGGCGATCACGGACCAGCTTCGGCTGATGATGCGTGCGGGCGACCTGGTGGTGACGATGGGCGCGGGCGACGTCTGGCGTGTGGGTCACGCGCTGGTGGGTGAGGGCGCATGA
- a CDS encoding type II secretion system protein: MNSATKRHTRGFTLIELLVVISIIALLIGILLPALGAARNTARALASMVNARSSGQAVWSYCVDNDDYYVPYQSKNFGGWRIVNAFDPESVWWTANLARQGYAPTPEVFTDPLFEEIDQDYPIIEAEYGTLEKEQALNWVYPHFSMNTSNIGTIQRSSGFNRAVYDPADGDPPTPKASQVARPSEMIYFTTAIETDTVGSNSSGRPGGSNNVSTYVRGCLFVWDYAAGAIHGRPDARNRGAMPIVYADGHAASFQLANPDSSNQTDIYGGGGTSSGRNGGSGLEPGEYDGYLTDARFHDQNRWTIDGKANDGVR, translated from the coding sequence ATGAATTCCGCCACCAAACGACACACACGAGGGTTCACCCTCATCGAACTCCTTGTCGTCATCTCCATCATCGCGCTGCTCATCGGCATCCTCCTGCCCGCACTCGGAGCCGCACGCAACACCGCTCGCGCTCTGGCTTCTATGGTCAACGCTCGATCGTCCGGTCAGGCAGTCTGGTCCTACTGTGTCGACAACGACGACTACTACGTCCCCTATCAGTCGAAAAACTTCGGCGGCTGGCGAATCGTCAATGCTTTCGACCCCGAAAGCGTCTGGTGGACCGCCAACCTCGCACGCCAAGGCTACGCCCCCACACCCGAAGTCTTCACCGACCCCCTCTTCGAAGAAATCGATCAGGACTACCCCATCATCGAAGCCGAGTACGGCACACTCGAGAAGGAGCAGGCACTCAACTGGGTCTACCCGCACTTCTCCATGAACACCTCCAACATCGGCACCATCCAGAGAAGCTCCGGCTTCAACCGCGCCGTCTACGACCCCGCAGACGGCGACCCGCCCACGCCCAAGGCTTCACAGGTCGCACGGCCCTCCGAGATGATCTACTTCACCACAGCCATTGAAACCGACACCGTCGGCTCCAACAGCTCCGGTCGCCCAGGCGGCAGCAACAACGTCTCCACCTATGTTCGTGGCTGCCTCTTCGTCTGGGACTACGCCGCCGGCGCCATCCATGGCCGACCCGACGCTCGCAACAGGGGGGCGATGCCCATCGTCTACGCCGACGGACACGCAGCCAGCTTCCAACTCGCCAACCCCGACAGCAGCAACCAGACCGACATCTACGGCGGCGGCGGAACCTCCTCAGGCCGCAACGGCGGGTCAGGCCTCGAGCCCGGCGAATACGACGGCTACCTCACCGACGCACGTTTTCACGACCAGAACCGATGGACCATCGACGGCAAAGCCAACGACGGCGTCCGCTGA
- a CDS encoding tyrosine recombinase has translation MPRSNQLSYAGNPRPSTGELRIVDRHHHPSTPPRPHPRRHGPKSDAPWGNHPIFTRRNPAPAPKPPVERLEQPAIVTPATNQATPAKSTSAFDAPVRGFLAYCKVECGFAHATIAAYAADLRDLWVWMVKDEARSWAELSDARIRAHLQDLSTKQELAAVSVARHLATIRVFARYLLSTGLFEADPAEMLIQPKIGRKLPHAPSYEVVNQLLSTPHPDEPLGRRDRALLELLYACGLRASELANINLNDLQRDLGVVRVLGKGSKERIVPIARTALDHVEAYIEHDRPELARHDKPSQRLFLSRTGQPITRIVVWQIVKRHAARAGIRKIHPHVLRHAFATHLLAGGADLRVVQELLGHANINTTQVYTHVDRSRLKDVISSFHPRP, from the coding sequence ATCCCTCGCTCTAACCAGCTGAGCTATGCCGGCAATCCTCGCCCATCCACGGGCGAGCTCCGCATTGTAGATCGACATCATCATCCATCAACCCCACCCCGGCCTCACCCCCGACGCCACGGCCCGAAATCCGATGCCCCATGGGGCAATCACCCGATATTCACACGGAGGAACCCCGCACCGGCCCCCAAACCACCGGTTGAACGTCTGGAGCAACCCGCCATCGTTACGCCCGCAACCAACCAGGCTACCCCCGCCAAGTCGACCTCCGCCTTCGACGCGCCCGTCCGCGGCTTCCTCGCCTACTGCAAGGTCGAGTGCGGCTTCGCACACGCCACCATCGCCGCCTACGCCGCCGACCTCCGCGACCTCTGGGTCTGGATGGTCAAAGACGAGGCCAGGTCCTGGGCCGAACTCTCCGACGCCCGTATCCGTGCTCACCTGCAGGACTTATCCACCAAGCAGGAACTCGCCGCCGTCAGCGTCGCACGCCACCTCGCCACCATCCGCGTCTTCGCCCGCTACCTGCTCTCCACCGGGCTCTTCGAGGCCGACCCCGCCGAGATGCTCATCCAGCCCAAAATCGGCCGGAAACTGCCCCACGCACCCTCCTACGAGGTCGTCAACCAGCTCCTGAGCACCCCCCACCCCGACGAGCCCCTCGGCCGACGCGACCGCGCCCTGCTCGAACTGCTCTACGCCTGCGGTCTCCGAGCCTCCGAACTCGCCAACATCAACCTCAACGACCTCCAACGCGACCTCGGCGTCGTCCGCGTCCTCGGCAAAGGCTCCAAGGAACGCATCGTCCCCATCGCACGCACGGCGCTCGACCACGTCGAGGCCTACATCGAACACGACCGACCCGAACTCGCCCGACACGATAAACCCAGCCAGAGACTCTTCTTATCCCGAACCGGCCAGCCGATCACCCGCATCGTCGTCTGGCAGATCGTCAAACGCCACGCCGCCCGCGCCGGCATCCGCAAGATCCACCCCCACGTCCTCAGGCACGCCTTCGCCACACACCTCCTCGCAGGCGGTGCCGACCTCCGCGTCGTTCAGGAACTCCTCGGCCACGCCAACATCAACACCACCCAGGTCTATACCCACGTCGACCGCTCCCGACTCAAAGACGTCATTTCCTCCTTCCACCCACGACCCTGA
- a CDS encoding 4a-hydroxytetrahydrobiopterin dehydratase produces MTMTEVLTPPQLEDALKQLPGWSIDDNKLTRTWRFADFKQAFAFLTRVADAAEQQGHHPEIYNVYATVRIQLSTHDADDRITDKDTALATAIQKLS; encoded by the coding sequence ATGACGATGACCGAGGTCCTCACGCCCCCGCAACTCGAAGACGCCCTCAAACAACTCCCCGGCTGGTCCATCGACGACAACAAACTCACCCGCACCTGGCGCTTCGCCGACTTCAAACAGGCCTTCGCCTTCCTCACCCGCGTCGCCGACGCCGCCGAGCAGCAAGGCCACCACCCCGAGATCTACAACGTCTACGCAACCGTCCGCATCCAGCTCTCAACCCACGACGCCGACGACCGCATCACCGACAAAGACACCGCCCTCGCCACCGCCATCCAGAAACTCAGCTGA
- a CDS encoding glycoside hydrolase family 10 protein yields MRIRLMMGLFALLGVLLAWGDAALAQEGVREEVRALWVTRWDYTTEPEVRRIIRNAEMMGFNVVLFQVRGNGTVFYPSAIEAWAWELTSKGPATTGKDPGWDPLAVAIEEAHERGMELHAYVNIFPAWRSQRYAPPMSRQLMSTRPEWLMHDAAGDRMVPRDKAKNPRVNDWYAFLSPGVPEVQQYLAALMGELAANYELDGIHYDYIRYPHEITEVREGFAERAKLMGNWSYDPVSLRRFAEATGLRRPDDNPRAWAAWRTRQVTETTRLMAAAIREHRPDCVLTAAVGADPARARALKYQDYVGWMREGILDAAFTMNYTGKAATFAERVELLAAERMAQGRGVIVTGVGLNHDAKVLSDQVEVVRANGYEGWAGFAYSHLFDRNDGHKAKEQAMRLRRTALFEGEARVPWGRD; encoded by the coding sequence ATGCGTATCCGGTTGATGATGGGGCTGTTTGCTTTGTTGGGTGTTCTGTTGGCGTGGGGCGATGCGGCGCTAGCGCAGGAGGGCGTGCGTGAGGAGGTGCGTGCGTTGTGGGTGACGCGTTGGGACTACACGACGGAGCCGGAGGTGCGTCGGATCATCCGGAACGCCGAGATGATGGGCTTCAACGTGGTGTTGTTTCAGGTGCGTGGGAACGGGACGGTGTTTTATCCCTCGGCGATCGAGGCGTGGGCGTGGGAGCTGACGAGCAAGGGGCCGGCGACGACGGGCAAGGACCCGGGCTGGGATCCGCTGGCGGTGGCGATCGAGGAGGCGCACGAGCGGGGGATGGAGCTGCACGCGTACGTCAATATTTTCCCGGCGTGGCGGAGTCAGCGGTATGCGCCGCCGATGAGTCGGCAGCTGATGTCGACGCGGCCGGAGTGGCTGATGCACGACGCGGCGGGGGATCGGATGGTGCCTCGGGACAAGGCGAAGAACCCGCGTGTGAATGACTGGTACGCGTTCTTGAGCCCGGGTGTGCCGGAGGTGCAGCAGTACCTGGCGGCGCTGATGGGCGAGTTGGCGGCGAACTACGAGCTTGACGGGATTCACTACGACTACATCCGTTACCCGCACGAGATCACGGAGGTGCGTGAGGGGTTCGCGGAGCGTGCGAAGCTGATGGGCAACTGGTCGTACGACCCGGTGAGTCTGCGTCGGTTTGCGGAGGCGACGGGCTTGCGTCGTCCTGACGACAACCCGAGGGCGTGGGCGGCGTGGCGGACGCGTCAGGTGACGGAGACGACGCGTCTGATGGCGGCGGCGATCCGTGAGCATCGGCCTGACTGCGTGCTGACGGCGGCGGTGGGTGCGGATCCGGCGCGGGCGCGGGCGTTGAAGTATCAGGACTACGTCGGCTGGATGCGTGAGGGGATTCTGGATGCCGCGTTCACGATGAACTACACGGGGAAGGCGGCGACGTTCGCGGAGCGTGTGGAGTTGCTCGCGGCGGAGCGGATGGCGCAGGGCCGGGGCGTGATCGTGACGGGCGTGGGGCTGAATCACGACGCGAAGGTGCTGTCGGATCAGGTCGAGGTGGTTCGTGCCAACGGGTACGAGGGGTGGGCCGGGTTTGCGTATTCGCACCTGTTCGATCGGAACGACGGGCACAAGGCGAAGGAGCAGGCGATGCGGCTGCGTCGGACGGCGCTGTTTGAGGGGGAGGCGAGGGTGCCTTGGGGTAGGGATTAG
- a CDS encoding SDR family NAD(P)-dependent oxidoreductase, which yields MPVTTSLFDLTDKVALVSGGGTGIGKAIAAAFLQHGARVMIGGRRLDVIEQTVQELDALALADSDEPNVAGVTLDVTKTESVQRAVRKTVDVLGGVHIAVHAAGNFAKLPTFDLTTETMADLYDTHVTGALRLAQAAGHIFREQHDGCIINIASISSFMALTEVTAYASAKSALLGLTRNLATEWARFGIRTNAIAPGFIPTDINRKAIVGTDRGRRIIENTPMARFGTADEIAGAAVYLAAPAASFVNGQTITVDGGFLANGVGDATADWD from the coding sequence ATGCCCGTCACCACGTCCCTCTTCGACCTCACCGACAAAGTCGCACTCGTCTCCGGAGGCGGCACCGGCATCGGCAAGGCCATCGCCGCAGCCTTCCTCCAGCACGGCGCCCGCGTCATGATCGGCGGACGACGACTCGACGTCATCGAACAGACCGTCCAGGAACTCGACGCCCTCGCCCTCGCCGACTCCGACGAACCCAACGTCGCAGGCGTCACCCTCGATGTCACCAAAACCGAGTCCGTTCAAAGAGCCGTCCGCAAGACCGTCGACGTCCTCGGCGGCGTCCACATCGCCGTCCACGCCGCCGGCAACTTCGCCAAACTCCCCACCTTCGACCTCACGACCGAGACCATGGCCGACCTCTACGACACCCACGTCACCGGGGCCCTCCGCCTCGCCCAGGCCGCCGGCCACATCTTCCGCGAACAGCACGACGGCTGCATCATCAACATCGCCTCCATCTCCAGCTTCATGGCACTCACCGAGGTCACCGCCTACGCCTCCGCCAAGTCCGCACTCCTCGGGCTCACACGAAACCTCGCCACCGAGTGGGCACGCTTCGGCATCCGGACCAACGCCATCGCTCCCGGCTTCATCCCCACCGACATCAACCGCAAGGCCATCGTCGGCACCGACCGCGGACGACGCATCATCGAGAACACACCCATGGCACGATTCGGCACCGCCGACGAGATCGCCGGCGCCGCCGTCTACCTCGCCGCACCCGCCGCCTCCTTCGTCAACGGGCAAACCATCACCGTCGACGGCGGATTCCTCGCCAATGGCGTCGGCGACGCCACCGCCGACTGGGACTAA
- a CDS encoding UDP-glucuronic acid decarboxylase family protein: protein MNLPDREPLKRILVTGGAGFLGSHLCERLVEAGHDVICLDNFFTSQKSNVTHLLNHQNFELIRHDVTHPLWLEVDEIYNLACPASPIHYQFNPIKTMKVSVLGAINVLGMAKRCKAKVFQASTSEVYGDPDIHPQPETYRGNVNPIGPRACYDEGKRAAETLFFDYHRSNGVNIRVVRIFNTYGPRMHPYDGRVVSNFIIQALRGEDITIYGNGSQTRSFCYVDDLINGFLAMMDAPDDCIGPVNIGNPYEFTIRELAELTIELTNSKSQITFLPLPADDPTQRQPDITLAREKLGWQPAIQLREGLAKTIEYFAGVDLAAFRRPTSNSHGG, encoded by the coding sequence ATGAACCTCCCCGATCGCGAGCCCCTCAAACGCATCCTCGTCACCGGCGGCGCCGGCTTCCTCGGCTCACACCTCTGCGAACGACTCGTCGAAGCGGGGCACGACGTCATCTGCCTCGACAACTTCTTCACCAGCCAGAAGTCCAACGTCACCCACCTGCTCAACCACCAGAACTTCGAGCTTATCCGACACGACGTCACCCACCCCCTCTGGCTCGAGGTCGACGAGATCTACAACCTCGCCTGCCCCGCCTCGCCCATCCACTACCAGTTCAACCCCATCAAGACCATGAAGGTCTCCGTCCTCGGCGCCATCAACGTCCTGGGCATGGCCAAACGATGCAAAGCCAAGGTCTTCCAGGCCTCCACCTCCGAGGTCTATGGCGACCCCGACATCCACCCACAGCCCGAAACCTACCGCGGCAACGTCAACCCCATCGGGCCCCGCGCCTGCTACGACGAGGGCAAACGCGCCGCCGAAACCCTCTTCTTCGACTACCACCGATCCAATGGCGTCAACATCCGCGTCGTCCGCATCTTCAACACCTACGGACCACGCATGCACCCCTACGACGGACGCGTCGTCTCCAACTTCATCATCCAGGCGCTCCGAGGCGAAGACATCACCATCTACGGCAACGGATCACAAACCCGATCCTTCTGCTACGTCGACGACCTCATCAACGGATTCCTCGCCATGATGGACGCACCCGACGACTGCATCGGACCCGTCAACATCGGCAACCCCTACGAATTCACCATCCGAGAACTCGCCGAACTCACCATCGAACTCACCAACTCGAAGTCGCAGATCACCTTCCTCCCACTCCCCGCCGACGACCCCACCCAGCGGCAGCCCGACATCACCCTCGCCCGCGAAAAACTCGGCTGGCAACCCGCCATCCAGCTCCGCGAAGGCCTCGCAAAAACCATCGAGTACTTCGCAGGCGTCGACCTCGCCGCCTTCCGAAGACCCACCTCCAACAGCCACGGCGGCTAA
- a CDS encoding DUF501 domain-containing protein, whose product MISAADLERVAEQLGRRPRAVLRVAARRACGEPVVIETYPAVRGGDGVLRPFPTLFWLTDPVLNGAIGRAESAGGIARLEGVLREDEALAAGLAEDHRCYAARRWGLVSEADRAELVERGCEEVARDSGIGGIAGGVGLKCLHLHGAHHLAELAEGMAGTTVGMLMERELGVGLSGIVRV is encoded by the coding sequence TTGATCAGCGCGGCGGACCTGGAGCGTGTAGCCGAGCAGCTGGGGCGTCGGCCGAGGGCGGTGCTGCGGGTGGCGGCCCGGCGGGCGTGTGGCGAGCCGGTGGTGATCGAGACGTATCCGGCGGTGCGGGGGGGTGACGGGGTGCTGCGTCCTTTCCCGACGTTGTTCTGGTTGACGGATCCTGTGCTGAACGGGGCGATCGGTCGGGCGGAGAGTGCGGGCGGGATCGCGCGGCTGGAGGGGGTGCTGCGGGAGGATGAGGCGCTGGCGGCGGGTTTGGCGGAGGATCATCGGTGTTATGCGGCGCGGCGGTGGGGGCTGGTGTCGGAGGCGGACCGGGCGGAGCTGGTGGAGCGGGGTTGTGAGGAGGTGGCGCGGGACTCGGGAATCGGGGGGATTGCGGGCGGTGTGGGTTTGAAGTGTCTGCACCTGCACGGAGCGCATCACCTGGCGGAGTTGGCCGAGGGGATGGCGGGGACGACGGTGGGGATGCTGATGGAGCGCGAGTTGGGGGTTGGCTTGAGCGGGATCGTCCGTGTCTGA